The genomic interval CGGCAGGCCCGCGGTGCCGAACATCAGCGCCATGCCGAGCGAGATCGCGTCCCACGGGTTCGAGACGAGCTTTCCCGGCGCGAGCACCGCCTCGCCGTAGCGCTCGGCCGCGGCGGCGAAGAGCGCGAGCGGGTTCATCTGGAAGCGCGCCAGCACCAGGACCGCGAGCAGGCTCGCGCCCAGGAGCAGCAGCACCGCCTTCACGATCTGCACCCAGGTGGTCGCGATCATGCCGCCGAAGAGCACGTACGCGAGCATGGCGACACCGACCAGGATCACCGCGGTCTCGTACGAAATGCCGAAGAGCAGCCGGATCAGCGAGCCCGCGCCGACCATCTGCGCGATCAGGTAGAAGACCACGGTCGAGAGCGTCCCGATCGCGGCGCCGATCCGGATCGGCGTCTGGCGGAAGCGCAGCGCCAGCACGTCGGCGAAGGTGTAGCGGCCCAGGTTTCGCAGCGGCTCCGCGATCAGGAACAGCACGATCGGCCAGCCGACCAGCCAGCCGGTCGAGTAGATCAGCCCGTCGAAGCCCGACGTCGAGACCAGCCCCGCGATGCCCAGGAACGAAGCCGCGCTCATGTAGTCGCCCGCGAGCGCGAAGCCGTTCTGCCCGGCGCTGACGCTGCGCCCGGCCACGTAGAACTGCTCGGTGGTCTTGGTGCGCCGCGCGGCCCAGTACGTGATGCCGAGCGTGATGGCGATGAACGCGAAGAAGAAGCCCATCGCGACCGCGTTCGGCTCGCCGATCCGAGTCTCCACGCTAGCCCCGCAGCCGCGAGAGCGCGCCGTCGTAGTTGCGGTTCATCCAGCGCACGTAGAGCCAGGTCGAGAGCCACGACAGCACGATCACGAGCGCCCCGAGCAGGATGCCGAGTGAGAGCCCGGGCGCGACGAGCCCGGCCAGCCGCGGCTTGTCGAACGCGACCAGCAGGATGAAGCCGAAGTACGCGACCATGACCGCGGCCGTGAGCCAGAGCGCGATTCGCAGGCGCAGCGCGGACAGGTCGCGGAGCTTTCGGGCCGCGCCGGCCGCCGCTTCGTCGCCTTGGCTCACGCGCCCGGACCCGGCTGGTTCAGCTCGATCAGGTTTCCCGACGGGTCGCGGAAGAACGCCTGGCGCCCTGCTCCGGGGAGGGTCCGCGGCGGGCTCACCGTGACGCCGCGAGCGGCGAGCGCGGCGCAGATCGACTCGATGTCGTCGACTTCGAACGCGAAGTGCTGGCCCTCGGGAGCCACGTGACCGGCGACCTCGATCAGGTGGATCTGCTGGCCGCCCGCGCGCAGCCACAGGCCCTTGAACGGGAAGTCCGGGCGCGGGAGAGTCTCGAGCCCGAGCACGTCGGTGTAGAAGCGCCCGACCAGATCCGCGTCGTGGACGTTGATCGACACGTGGTGGACGCCGCCGAGCTTCATGCGCGCGATGGTATCATCGCGCTCCCATGACGGACATCCGCAAGATCGACGTTCCCGAGCTCGGCAAGCTTCCCGCCTTCTCGCACGCCACGCGCGCCGGCGGCTTCATCTTCGTCTCTGGCACGCTCGGCACGAAGGCCGGCTCGTTCGAGCTCGTGGCCGGCGGCGCGAAGGCCGAGACGCGCCAGACGCTCGAGAACATCCGAGCGATCCTGCGCGGCGCGGGCGCGGACCTTTCGGACGTGGTGAAGGTGAACGTCTTCGTCACCGACATGGCGCGCTTCGCCGAGATGAACGAGGCCTACCGCGAGTTCTTCCCCAGCGATCCGCCGGCGCGAATCACCGTCGGCTGCTCGGCGCTGGCGCTCGGCGCGTTCGTCGAGATCGACTGCGTCGCCTACAAGCCGTGAGGGTCTGGATCTCGGTCGACATGGAGGGCATCTCGGGCCTGGTGCGCTGGGCCGACGTGATCTCGACCGGGATGGACTTCCAGCGCAACCGCCGGCTGATGACGCAGGACGCCAGCGCGGCGATCGCGGGCGCGTTCGACGGCGGCGCGACCGAGGTCGTGGTCGAGGAGAACCACGGCGTCGAGGAGCTCTGCGACCTGGTGCTCGACGAGATCGACCCGCGCGGCCGCGTGATCCGCGGCCCGGGCCGGCCCGGCGCGACCACCATGGCGGGGCTCGATTCGTCCGTGGGCGTGGCGCTCTTCGTCGGCCACCACGCGCGCGCGGGATCGTTTCCGGGGATCATGGCGCACACGGTCTCGTACGAGCGCTTCAAGAGCGTGCGCGTGGCCGGAGCTGCGGTGGGCGAGTCCGAGATCATGACGATCCGCGCGGGCGAGCTCGGCGTGCCGGTGGGGCTGGCCAGCGGCGACCAGGTGCTGATCGCGGAGCTCTCCAAGCGCGCGCCGTGGGTCGAGCGCGTCGAGGTGAAGCGCGCGCTCTCGAACGCGGCCGCCGACGTGATCCCGCCCGCGCGCACGGCCGCGCTGATCCGCGCCGGCGCGCGGCGCGCGGTCGAGCGGGCGCGGGCCGGCGAGCTTCCCGTGTACCGCGACCAGCCCGCGCCGCACGAGATCGAGGTCGAGCTGCGCGCGCCGATCGAGGACGCGCTGCGCGAGAACCTGTCGAAGCTCCCCGAGTTCGAGATCGCCGACGCGCACACCGTGCGGACCCTGGCCGACGACATGGAGCTCGGCTTCCGGCGCATCGCGTTCCTGGGCTACGCGAACCGCCCAGGTGTCGTTCGGTACTAGCCAGACGTCGCTAGCTCGGCGTCACGTACGCGGCGGTGATCCCGCCGTCGACCAGGAAGGTCGCGCCGGTGGTGAACGAGGACTCGTCGCTCGCCAGCCAGAGCGCCGCGCGCGCGATCTCCTCGGCCTCGCCGAAACGGCCCATCGGCACGTGCACGAGCCGGCGCTGGCGTTTTTCTTCCGTGTCCAGGTACTTCATCAAGAGCTCCGTGCGCAGCGGCCCCGGGCAGAGCGCGTTCACGCGGATCTTCTCGCGCGCGTGGATCACGGCGAGCTCGCGCGACATCGCGAGCACCCCGCCCTTGCTCGCAGTGTAGGCGAGCTGCGGCGTGGCCGCGCCGAGCACCGCGACGAACGACGCGACGTTGATGATCGAGCCGCCGCCCGCGCGGCGCAGCGCGGGAATGCCGAACTTGCAGCCGAGGAACGGCCCCTTCAGGTTGACGCGCATGGTCAGGTCCCAGACCGACTCCTCGGTGTCGACCGCGCCGTTGTCGTCGATGTGCGAGATGCCGGCGTTGTTCATCAGCACGTCGAGCCGGCCGAACTCGCGCTCGGCCGCCGCGACCATCCCGCGCGCGTCGTCGGGCTTGGAGACGTCGGCGCGCGCGAAGTGCGCCCGGCCGCCGGAGTCCCGCACCTCGCTCGCCACGCGCTCGCCCGCATCCGCGTCGAGGTCGGCGATCACGACGCTCGCGCCCTCGCTCGCGAAGAGCTTCGCGGTCTCGCGGCCGATGCCGCTTCCCGCGCCCGTGATCAGCGCGACCTTGCCCGATAGACGCATGCGCCCTGCCCCCCCGCTCTAGTCGGACGGCGAGGATACGGGTTTGGACAGCTGCTCCGCGAGCAGCTCGAGCAGCGCGCGCCGGTCGATCGGTTTGGGCGCGAACGCGTCGCAGCCGACCTCGAGGCAGCGCTCGCGGTCCTCGCGCATCGCGTGCGCGGAGAGCGCGATGATCGGCCGCGCGTAACCGCCGTCGCGCAGCGCGCGCGTCGCGGCGTAGCCGTCGAGCTCGGGCATCTGCATGTCCATCAGCACCGCGTCGAAGGGCGCGCCGCTGCGCTCCGCTTCGAGTGCGCGCTCCAGCGCCCGCCGGCCGTCGGCGGCGATCTCGACCTCGAGCCCGGCGCGGCCGAGAAGCCGCGCGATCAGGCGCTGGTTGTCCGGGCCGTCCTCGGCCACGAGCACGCGGCCGCGGAGCACCGGAAGCGGTCCGAGCGAAGCCGCCGGCGCGTCGCCCGTCTCGGGACGCGCGAGCGCGCCCGCGCCCGCTTCGCGCTCCGCCTCGCTCGGAGCGCCGATGGGAAGGACCAGGCTGAACGTCGAGCCCACACCCTGGGCGCTCGCTACGGTCAGGTCTCCGCCCAGGCTGCGCGCGAGCCGCAGCGAGATCGCAAGCCCCAGCCCCGTGCCCCCGTAGCGCCGCGCCTCGCTGGCGTCGACCTGCGAGAACGGCTCGAAGATTCGCGCGCGGTCGGCGTCCGCGATGCCGATGCCCGAGTCGATCACGTCGAAGCGGATCCGCGGCGCGGGCGGGCCCGGCTCGAGCGACACGGAAACGCGTATGCCACCCTGCTCGGTGAACTTGATCGCGTTCCCGATCAGGTTCACCAGGATCTGCTGCAGCCGGACCGGATCGGTCCAGATGGCCTGCGGCAGGTCCTGCGCGAACTCCGCGTCGAGCGGGTTCCCCCGCACGCGCGAGCGATCGCGGAGCAGCGCC from Deltaproteobacteria bacterium carries:
- a CDS encoding DUF485 domain-containing protein, with protein sequence MSQGDEAAAGAARKLRDLSALRLRIALWLTAAVMVAYFGFILLVAFDKPRLAGLVAPGLSLGILLGALVIVLSWLSTWLYVRWMNRNYDGALSRLRG
- a CDS encoding lactoylglutathione lyase, whose protein sequence is MKLGGVHHVSINVHDADLVGRFYTDVLGLETLPRPDFPFKGLWLRAGGQQIHLIEVAGHVAPEGQHFAFEVDDIESICAALAARGVTVSPPRTLPGAGRQAFFRDPSGNLIELNQPGPGA
- a CDS encoding RidA family protein; the protein is MTDIRKIDVPELGKLPAFSHATRAGGFIFVSGTLGTKAGSFELVAGGAKAETRQTLENIRAILRGAGADLSDVVKVNVFVTDMARFAEMNEAYREFFPSDPPARITVGCSALALGAFVEIDCVAYKP
- a CDS encoding aminopeptidase codes for the protein MRVWISVDMEGISGLVRWADVISTGMDFQRNRRLMTQDASAAIAGAFDGGATEVVVEENHGVEELCDLVLDEIDPRGRVIRGPGRPGATTMAGLDSSVGVALFVGHHARAGSFPGIMAHTVSYERFKSVRVAGAAVGESEIMTIRAGELGVPVGLASGDQVLIAELSKRAPWVERVEVKRALSNAAADVIPPARTAALIRAGARRAVERARAGELPVYRDQPAPHEIEVELRAPIEDALRENLSKLPEFEIADAHTVRTLADDMELGFRRIAFLGYANRPGVVRY
- a CDS encoding glucose 1-dehydrogenase; the encoded protein is MRLSGKVALITGAGSGIGRETAKLFASEGASVVIADLDADAGERVASEVRDSGGRAHFARADVSKPDDARGMVAAAEREFGRLDVLMNNAGISHIDDNGAVDTEESVWDLTMRVNLKGPFLGCKFGIPALRRAGGGSIINVASFVAVLGAATPQLAYTASKGGVLAMSRELAVIHAREKIRVNALCPGPLRTELLMKYLDTEEKRQRRLVHVPMGRFGEAEEIARAALWLASDESSFTTGATFLVDGGITAAYVTPS
- a CDS encoding response regulator translates to MSAISRWVRGGLGLVDRVVPASLHHADPIERRRARMVVFNTSVFLAYGVFQGAMEIAVESRERAIFTIGLLVVASAFGLGAIVWLRRRADSHAAAWTAMITLFCVITAITYTKGGQHAPGLPWFVVLPVVARALIGSRAALIFAAASLIVVLGFVLLSTYGLPVPPAPTGAALVVKQIVAICAATILCSGLVYMNGVVEQEAQAALVATRDAATQASRAKSVFVANVSHEIRTPMTAILGYTDVLAEPGLGEAERAEAIETLRRNGRQLLALINDMLDLSKIEAGALELRKREVSPTALVRQVVALLRDRSRVRGNPLDAEFAQDLPQAIWTDPVRLQQILVNLIGNAIKFTEQGGIRVSVSLEPGPPAPRIRFDVIDSGIGIADADRARIFEPFSQVDASEARRYGGTGLGLAISLRLARSLGGDLTVASAQGVGSTFSLVLPIGAPSEAEREAGAGALARPETGDAPAASLGPLPVLRGRVLVAEDGPDNQRLIARLLGRAGLEVEIAADGRRALERALEAERSGAPFDAVLMDMQMPELDGYAATRALRDGGYARPIIALSAHAMREDRERCLEVGCDAFAPKPIDRRALLELLAEQLSKPVSSPSD